In Ovis aries strain OAR_USU_Benz2616 breed Rambouillet chromosome 14, ARS-UI_Ramb_v3.0, whole genome shotgun sequence, a single genomic region encodes these proteins:
- the CHMP1A gene encoding charged multivesicular body protein 1a, with translation MDDTLFQLKFTAKQLEKLAKKAEKDSKAEQAKVKKALQQKNVECARVYAENAIRKKNEGVNWLRMASRVDAVASKVQTAVTMKGVTKNMAQVTKALDRALSTMDLQKVSAVMDRFEQQVQNLDVHTSVMEDSMSSATTLTTPQEQVDSLILQIAEENGLEVLDQLSQLPEGASAVGESSVRSQEDQLSRRLAALRN, from the exons ATGGACG ACACCCTGTTCCAGCTGAAG TTCACAGCAAAGCAGCTGGAGAAGCTGGCCAAGAAGGCGGAGAAGGACTCCAAGGCAGAGCAGGCCAAGGTGAAGAAG GCCCTTCAGCAGAAGAATGTagagtgtgcacgtgtgtatgcTGAGAACGCCATCCGCAAAAAGAACGAAGGTGTGAACTGGCTCCGCATGGCGTCCCGCGTGGATGCCGTGGCGTCTAAGGTGCAGACAGCCGTGACCATGAAGGGG GTGACCAAGAACATGGCGCAGGTGACCAAAGCCCTGGACCGGGCGCTCAGCACCATGGACCTGCAGAAGGTCTCTGCAGTGATGGACAGGTTCGAGCAGCAGGTGCAGAACCTGGATGTACACACGTCG GTGATGGAAGACTCCATGAGCTCGGCCACCACGCTGACCACGCCACAGGAACAGGTGGACAGCCTCATCCTGCAGATCGCGGAGGAGAACGGCCTGGAGGTGCTGGACCAGCTCAGCCAGCTGCCCGAGGGTGCCTCTGCTGTGGGCGAGAGCTCCGTGCGCAGCCAGGAGGACCAGCTGTCCCGGAG GTTGGCCGCCCTGAGGAATTAG